GTACCCGGCGCTGCGCAGTTTGATTTTATAGCAATTCGGCATGCCGCTCAGTCGCGCGCTGTCCACATTGGGATTGTCGCGGAGGGCGCGCAGTTTTTTGGCGAACTG
This sequence is a window from Deltaproteobacteria bacterium. Protein-coding genes within it:
- a CDS encoding type II toxin-antitoxin system mRNA interferase toxin, RelE/StbE family, whose product is MSYSLRFKETTKKEWDRLDPVIREQFAKKLRALRDNPNVDSARLSGMPNCYKIKLRSAGY